The following proteins are encoded in a genomic region of Hydra vulgaris chromosome 05, alternate assembly HydraT2T_AEP:
- the LOC136071884 gene encoding small ribosomal subunit protein eS24-like isoform X1, with protein sequence MADTATIRTRKFMDNRLLYRKQMVVDVLHPGKATIPLADIREKLARLYKTTADNVVCFGFKTVFGGGKTTGFSLIYDDLKDLKKIEPKYRLQRLGLYKKEKPPRKQRKERKNRTKKVSGTAKAKVGIGKK encoded by the exons ATG GCGGATACTGCTACCATCCGTACAAGAAAGTTTATGGACAACCGTCTTCTTTATCGAAAGCAGATGGTTGTTGACGTGTTGCACCCTGGAAAAGCAACAATTCCACTTGCTGATATAAGGGAGAAACTTGCACGTTTATACAAAACTACAGCTGATAACGTAGTATGCTTTGGGTTTAAGACCGTGTTTGGTGGTGGAAAAACAACCggattttctttaatttacgaCGATTTAAAAGATCTCAAAAAGATTGAGCCAAAGTATAGGCTTCAAAGG CTCggattgtataaaaaagaaaaaccaccACGAAAACAAAGAAAGGAACGAAAAAATAGAACGAAGAAAGTCAGTGGTACTGCTAAGGCTAAAGTTGGTATCGGGAAAAAG taa
- the LOC136071884 gene encoding small ribosomal subunit protein eS24-like isoform X2 has translation MDNRLLYRKQMVVDVLHPGKATIPLADIREKLARLYKTTADNVVCFGFKTVFGGGKTTGFSLIYDDLKDLKKIEPKYRLQRLGLYKKEKPPRKQRKERKNRTKKVSGTAKAKVGIGKK, from the exons ATGGACAACCGTCTTCTTTATCGAAAGCAGATGGTTGTTGACGTGTTGCACCCTGGAAAAGCAACAATTCCACTTGCTGATATAAGGGAGAAACTTGCACGTTTATACAAAACTACAGCTGATAACGTAGTATGCTTTGGGTTTAAGACCGTGTTTGGTGGTGGAAAAACAACCggattttctttaatttacgaCGATTTAAAAGATCTCAAAAAGATTGAGCCAAAGTATAGGCTTCAAAGG CTCggattgtataaaaaagaaaaaccaccACGAAAACAAAGAAAGGAACGAAAAAATAGAACGAAGAAAGTCAGTGGTACTGCTAAGGCTAAAGTTGGTATCGGGAAAAAG taa